Genomic DNA from Planifilum fimeticola:
GTTTTCATCGGATACCACCGGAACATCCTTCAGCTGTTTCTCCCAGCGGGGATTCATCTTGGTCCACTGATCGACGGCCACGGGCTTGATGCCCAGGGACAAGACATGGCCGGCGTAGGGATGGAGAGCGACGACCCGTTTCGGTTCGGCGGGCACTTCGACGGCTCCCTTTTCAGACTGGTAGGTTCTCGTTTCCCCGCCCTCCGCGGACTTTTCCGAGTCCTGCGACGGAGCGCCGCAGGCGCTAGCGAACACCAAGCAAATCAGCAGAAAGGGAATGAGCAACTTTTTCATCATGATCCGCTTCTCCTTTGATCAGGTTGTAGGTGAGACAGATGGGTTTTCCGGTGCGGGGGTCTCGGCTGATCACCGCATCGATTCGGAAAACCTCGCGCAACACGTCGGCGTTGATCACTTCTTCACAAGAACCGGCTTTGACGATGCGCCCCTGCTTCATCGCGATGATGTAGTCCGCGAAGCGGGCGGCCTGATTCAGGTCGTGCAGCACGATGATGATGGTCCGCCCCTGTTTCTGATTTAATTCCTGGAGCAGCTCCAACACTTCCAGCTGATGGGCGAGATCCAGATAGGTGGTGGGTTCATCCAGAAAGATGATATCGGTTTCCTGGGCCAAGGCCATCGCGATCCACACCCGTTGGCGCTGTCCCCCCGACAGCCGATCGACGGGGCGGTGTTTGAATTCGGCCGTGCCGGTCATTTCCAGTGCCCAGTCGATCACTTCGTAATCCCGCTTGGTCAATCTTCCAAACCCTTTCTGATAGGGGAAACGGCCGTAGGAGACGAGCTCGGCGACGGTCAACCCCCTGGTCCCTTCCGGCGTCTGCGGCAAAATCGCCATTTTCTGCGCGACCTCTTTGGTGCTTTGGCGCGCGATGTCTTTTCCGTCCAACAGGACGGAACCGGAATGCGGTGCGATGATGCGCGTCATCGCTTTGAGGAGCGTGGACTTTCCGCAGCCGTTGGGTCCGATGATCGTGGTGATCTGACGGTCCGGAATCGTGATGTTCAGATCCTGCACGATGAGGCGGTCGCCGTATCCGATTTGCAGATTCTTCGCGCACAGGCGATGCATCTATGCCCCCACCTTCCGCATGCACCCGGGATTTTTGTCGGAAACATATGATAATGATTCTCAATTTCGAGATCACTATACCAAGTGGAGGGGATCCTGTCAACCGATTTCTGAGAGGGAAAAAGCCCGGTGCGGTGCGGGTTGCGGGGCTTTCACCCGCCGGTTGTGACAGTTTTGAAACAGGTTCTGCGGTGTGGAAATTCAATCCCGAAACGGCTGCGAGTTCCCTGAAACGGACGCGTTCCTTTTTGCAATTCTCCGGAGGAATCAATCATGATGGGTTGGGTTTGGAAAACAGTCCTTGGAACGACAGGATATAAAGGGTGAAAAATGGGAAATCCATTCGAACCGGAAGGAAATCCGATTGAAAATATTTTGTGTCATCCCATTCGTTCCATACGGACGGCAAGGGAAACGATGCCTGTGAGGAAGGCGCAGGTCGACCGGTTCGGCGTGCTGTCGTCGATGCTTACGGCGAAGGGCTACGGAGAGAAGGAACCGCTGGTTCCCAACGACACGGTGCCTACCGGCAGAAGAACCGGCGGGTGGAGTTTGTCGTGCAGCCGGAATAGGCCGCGCCGTTCTCCGGCAGGGGCGGGGCGGAATCCCTTTCCGTCCCGAAGAGGCGAAAAGGCCGCGTGGGGGCCTGCCCTCCAAAATCCACGCGGTCTTTTTGTTGGTCGGTTCGGGACGCCGGATGAGGGGAATTCCTTCAAAGGGGCAGGAAGTAATTTGATATGCTATGGATGGAAAGGAGAAAGGATTCATGATCGCGCGGCTGAACGATTGGTTGGGCCAATTGTTGTATCGGCGTCCCGCTTTCTTTTTCTTGCTGTGTGTCGCAATCGCCCTGATATTGATCGCTTCATTTCTGTTGGCAGTCAAAATCCTCAATCCGTCCCCCTCCTGTGAGATCACCGAACGGGGAGTTCATTACGAGTTTAAGGGGGATGAACGGTTCTATCCCTGGCAGGAGATTCGAAGTGCAAAGCTGTTGCCCCATCGGATTCCGGGAAGGGACATTGAGGAGATTTTCGCCCTGAAATACGCCTTTGACCTGTCCGGACCCGTGTGCGAACTGCGGTTTGACGGTCGATACGATTTGGAGGAGATCCAAAGGGTGGAGCGCCTCGTTGAAAAAAACGGGATTGAGCTGGAGGTTGTCCCGTTGACGAAAGCAGACCTCCAAAATATGAGACGTTATTACTCCCCGGAGAAAATGGAAAAGGTGATCCAACTTTTTGACCGCTGAGCCGGATTCCTTGACGGGTGCAGCCGAAGCGATGTTGGAGGGGAAAAGGAAATGCAAATTGCCGATCGCCTGTATGGCTGCTTCGAGGTGGAAGGGGTTTTGGCCGATCTGGTCCGATCGGCTCCCGTTCAGCGCTTGAAGCGGATTCATCAGGGGGGCGCAGGCTGTCTGGTCAAGCCGGAGTGGAACGTGACCCGGTACGAACATTCGGTGGGGGTGATGCTGCTCATCCGCCGGTTGGGCGGCAGTCTGGAGGAGCAGATTGCGGGGCTGTTGCACGATGTGGGCCATACGGCCTTTTCCCACGTGGTGGATTATGTATACGGGGAGGGGAAGGAGAACCTGCATGAACGCTGGCACCGCCGGATTTGGCAGGAATCGGAGATTTACGCCATCCTGCGAAAGCACGGCTTCCATCCGGAATCGATTCTCTCCGGAAATTGGACCCTGCTGGAGAAACCCCTTCCCGACCTGTCGGCAGACCGGATCGATTACACCTTGCGGGATCGGGTGCGGTACGGCGGTCTCTCCCTTTCCGAAGTGGAGCGCTTCCTCGGTGATCTGTCGGTCGGACCGGAAGGAATCGGTGTTTCCTCGCTGGAGATGGCGGAGTGGTTTGTGGACCGGTATGTGGAGGAAGTCATCGACTTTTTCCTCGATCCCCTCAACGCGTATGCCCAGCTGACGCTGGCCGAGGCAATCCGGCGCAGCCTGGATATTGGCTTGCTCCGCTTCGACGATTGGTTTTTGGACGACGGGCAGGTGATCCAAAAGATGCGTACCGGCGGCGATGAGCACGTGAGCGCCCTCTTGGATCGCCTCCGTGAGGGGATTCGGGTGGAGGAAGCCGAACAGGCTGCCGGTCTTCATTTCCGCAGCAAGCCCCGGATGGTGGATCCTCTGATTTACCGCTCCGACCCGCCCGGTGCGGTGCGGGCCTCGGCGGTGTCGGAGCGGGTGCCTTCGAAGACTTCTGGCAACTTCGCTCTAAAAATCCATAAAAAATGTTGTGGAGAAGGGGGTGTAACGCTGAGTGCCTTTGCCATCGCAACGAAACGAAGCGGTACACCCCCTTCTGCATCGGATGAATTGTTTCACAACGCTAAAAAGGTCGGGGACACGATTTTCCGCCTCGGTTCCATGCAGTGGCAAGTCGCTCGGCGAAAAATCGGTCCCTCTCAATACTTTGTCACTTGTCCGCAGAGATCCGGGGAGTCTACATCCGGGTTGCGGAGTGATTCTCTCGGGGAATGGGGAGGGAATCACCTCGCCGCCGGGGAAGGGGCCGCGGATTCCGCCGATTCCGCCGCCGCCTCGGCCTTCCCCTTCTCCAGGTCGATGAACAGCAGGATGACGATGCCCGCCAGGAAAAA
This window encodes:
- a CDS encoding ABC transporter ATP-binding protein, yielding MHRLCAKNLQIGYGDRLIVQDLNITIPDRQITTIIGPNGCGKSTLLKAMTRIIAPHSGSVLLDGKDIARQSTKEVAQKMAILPQTPEGTRGLTVAELVSYGRFPYQKGFGRLTKRDYEVIDWALEMTGTAEFKHRPVDRLSGGQRQRVWIAMALAQETDIIFLDEPTTYLDLAHQLEVLELLQELNQKQGRTIIIVLHDLNQAARFADYIIAMKQGRIVKAGSCEEVINADVLREVFRIDAVISRDPRTGKPICLTYNLIKGEADHDEKVAHSLSADLLGVR